CCCCTCCtgtattgtttgtttgatgATGTTGTTGAGTAACAAAATGAGTTTCTCAGAGACTGCGAGAACCTGGCGTCCTATGAGtctttttcacacacaaacgcaAACTGATTTATGTTTCAaatacagagagaagaaaagggaaTAAAAGTGGAAATCCTGCTCTTAATGATGAGCCGAGAACAAGCACAGATCAATCTTCCACTGTAAGAGatcaaaataatatttttttttcaaaaatgtatttattgatatttataTTGCCTTCTTGGATTTCTAACAGCTTTTTGATGCTATAATTGTATGCTGAAATGCATTGAAGTGTAAAACATATTTGAGGAATACAATGAGGAAATGTACAGTGAAAAGTTGCGATGGGATGTGAGAATCATTTCTCATTTAACCAGAATTATTTGGCTCTGATACTACATTATAGCATTGCTTGCGCACTGCAAACCGTAATacagagtgtttttttatttatttaaagtgaaaatgaaTCCATGGCACAAAGGGGAAAAGATATTTAAATGTATGCCCGCATTTTaccaaattggaaaaaaacgttACAGGCAATACATTCAAGACAATATGAAAATCAAAAGACTTTGCTTGAAATGCAAATGGAACAAATTGctgcatttatttatgtagaAACTGAAAATGATTATCTGACTTGGTCATCTCTTGCATTATTACAAGTTGATCCGTCAGCTCAGCAGAGTcttaaaacacaaattacagAGCCTCCTTGAATACACAAGCAGGACTTTCAAAATAGTCTTTGCAACTGCAGTACCATGCAATTATGACCTAACCACAACATCAGGTGTCACGTCTCAACAAGAGGGTTTTCATAGGATACTGAAATCATTTTATAACTGTATGATAGGCTTTGAAGAATGGCTGCGAGTACTTGGTGCAATGTGTTAATAATGGGCTGAAATGTGGAAGTATACACCAGTATATTCTATAAACATTAGTCACACAGGCATCTTTAGCAGATGAttttaaacaggaaaaacaTTGATTTTAGATTTGATTATTCTATTAAGTGGAGCTTTAGTAACTAGCCCATGTGTAAAAGAAGACATTAACAGTTGACATAAGAGGCACAGATATTGTACTGAATGATGTCAAGTGTGCATTCATGCATGTGAGATTTGTTCCATAATCCACACTTTCCTGTCCATTTGACAGATTGTCTTATCTTTACTTTTCTGCCTTCCTTATTACTAATCATAGAGAAGGGAGAGGAAAGACTTCAGCCGTGAGGAGGTTCGTTACCTGCTGCACGGAGTGAAGACTTACGGCTTCTCCTGGAACACCATCTTGTGGTCATACAACTTCCAACCTGGACGCACCAATGTTGACCTGGCCAAAAAATACAGGAGGCTAATGGCAAGAAAGAGAAACTCTCCTTAAGTAAGACGTTTGGTAGTTTTCTTTATAAATGTGAAATTGCCCTCGGATGAACTACTGATTGTTTGTTTGCCTTCCGAAAGGCACTGCATAAACCTGGTGCTGAGATCCTGGGCCAGCCTATTAATAATGGCTCCCTGTAAATAATAACTCTGACTTGGCTGTATTTATGACTCTGACTGTATTCattggaaaaaaatccaaagaaGCGTTTACTTTATATACTCATAATATATTGTACTCTCAGTatttataaaaagaaatttaaaaatgtttttgcagcTCTTGAGTGCTTTATGTTGtaaattgtttgtatttgttatgTTAAAGCATTAAAACAGGTATTTAAGATTCTTAAATTTCCGTCAGCTTCTTCTCTGTCAAATATGATGTTAGAGTTGAAATATGCAAACAGACTTTCATAAgcttatttaattaaaaaatgtagctGCAGACACTACTACGTACATGTTCTAAGAACAGAGTCAATTGAGACTAAATCagaaactatttttgtaaaaaatgaattGGGCCAGATTTAGAGTGAATGTATAACAATTGAAGAGTTTTAAAATCCTTATTTCATTGTAGCACCACCTATTGATGAATCACCACCACTGTGTTGCCACATCTGCCAGATTTGATTTCAACAGCACAATGGGTTGATGAGTTGTGGCAGTAAAAAGACCCAGCCCTAAACACATTGGAAAACATTCATACTCATTTTGTGTCATAATTGTTCTTTAAGCCAGATCAGGTTTGCTGTGTACCAGTTTGGATACCATTGGAccggaattttttttttttttttaggattattttaTGGGAGGGGCTActtcgaggagtaaacctctatatatgggcgcccgctctaccaactgagctatctacCCCTGAGTTTTTTTAAGGAAGCAAATACTAATAATTGATGTGAGAACATCTAGTCCAACAAAAATGGACATGGTCGCAACTATTTGAATGTAATTTGACCCAAGTTACTGTAAAGTCTGTTGTGTAGTGCACCATTACTCTATAcatgcatattttttttaatctaacaagttacttaagtaaaacataaattaatatatatataactataatatatatataattaatataatatatatatatatatatttgtgtctttcttccttgacatactgtacagtgtcACAGAAGCAAATACCAAGTTctgttttcctttgttttttgtgctttgGCCATAGTGTCCATAGTGAGGCAGGAAATTAAGGAGAGGGCAGACTCAAGTCCAGCACTTTTGTTTATTGAGCTGAAAGCCTCTGGTATGACAGGAATCACAAATAGTTCCAATCAGCTGTTTATCTATTCTCAGTGTGCATCCAAGAAGCAGCTCTACGAGTCTACTAACTGTATCCTCTACTAAAGGCTAGCTTAACTGAGATCACTGTCTGAAGAGTGCCTCTCCCTCTCCATGGAGACTCATCAGTGTCTTGCCAAAAACCAGGGACTTACCCGGTTGCCATGCCCTGAGGCGTAGGCTGTAAAGGTTAGGTGTGGCTGGACCAGACAAATGTTTATTGGGAGTGGGACTTAGTGTGATGAAACTGTAGAATACTTAAGTGCCGCACAATGATTATCTGATATAgatttaatattgtatattCAAAGTTAAATTGATGTCATTGCAGTGTTGTCCATCTTCATTCTTAGTGTTCCTGTGGCAAAgtcaattattttttaagtttaatttttAGGCATCTCATACCAATCCACTGACTACATAGTCAAGATGTCGGGATTGCAATGCAGTGAGGGCAAGAGGAGTGCGGTGGAGAGGCATGTGAGGAGAAGAATTCTCATGGACTGAAACAGTCACACTGAGGACTTTTGACCCGGGCCCCCAAAAACCTCCTTCCTTTGGAAAGAATGTGGCTTCGCTGCTCCACTCTCGTCTTCTCTCCCACAAGACTGTGAGGAGGCACTGTCTCTCTTACATGATCTATGCTGTGTTGGCTGGAATTTGATTTTTATATGTACACTGTGTTCCAAacatgtgttggtgtgttacaAAACATGCTCTAAAATTGGAAAAAGCTCCAATTGTTCCAATTCGTGCATTTAACAGATCCATGCTCTGCACTGGCAAGCTCAGTCTTATTCCACATTCAGAATGATGGGTCGAGCCTACAGCTACTGTAGATGTTGTGACCTCACAGCTTAAGAATGTTAAGTAACTTCAACATAATAGCTTGTAGTAAAAGAAAATCAGGGACAATCACCATAACAcatatgatgtttttattttcacaagcAAGCTGCTACCTaggttaaaagtaaaaaagaaatcccattattgtaatgaaaatatatacaataaagAAAGCAATATTATAAAGTCTAAACATTGTTATGTTAAGGCATAAATGTTTATTGGACACTTGTATTCTGCTATAAAGCGGTATGCACATACTGTCTCCATCTTGGTTGCATTGCTATTGTCCCTTGccttttgttttgcattcaCTTGAAGCACAAATCCTCCTCAAAAAGCTTTTGCTTTTCACGTTTTTCTTGATCAACATgcctttaacctttttctgtcagGCGTTGTTATATATAGCAATGGCTttatttttcaatcaaaagaAATTCATTTAAATTCTTTCTTGGTGCACTTGCATAGAGAAAGCAATACAATTCTATTGTCCAGCAATACACTAAAGTACACTGAAAATAACCCCTGTGGTGTTAACGCCCCACCAAAACACCTTTTGGCACATTTGGTTCATTTAGAAAGAGAAATACCTTTTTGCCTTTATAAGGTCACTAAAGTAAGTTGTAAAAACATTGCATCTGTGTTTCTTTCAGAAGTCATGTAACTGTTAAAGAGGGTTTCACAGACAAATATCCATTCACTTATTTAATGAATCCTTTTCCATGGTTTCACATCAGCTCAGTGGAAGTGCTCATGGAATCAGCGATCTCGACATCAGTGGGAATGAGGTCATCGGCCAGGTCATTTCCTTTCAGCTCTAAGTTCTTCAGCAGTCCACAAACACTTTCCTCGTTGATGTCGCTCACAAGCTGCTCCAAATTCCCTGCAGCCTCCACCCCCATCAGCTTTTCCAGAGGTTCCGATGTGTCCTCACTCTCTTTAACCTCGGCACTCTCTTGGCATTCTTTGGTCACCGGGATGTCTGAGGGCTCGTCTGCATGAACTGGGGCGGTGATGGAAACCGGAATGTCAATAGGTTGGGGAGTTATGTCAGGGACACCCAGGTCGATTAATGGGGGTGAAGAAATCACTGGTTCAGGGAGAGACTCTTGGCTAAGCAGGTCTGTCTTCCCCTTCAGAACCTCAGCTGGGGCTTGTACTGACTCTAAGATGGGTTCAGGGTCTGTCTCAACTTCTGTCTCTGGTTCGGGAACTGACTCTGCTTCAGGCACTGGTTCGGGAACTAGCACTGGTTTGGGAACTGACTCTGGTTCGGTAACTAGCTCTGGTTCAGGCACTGGCTCTGGTTCGGGAACTGGTTCGGTAACTAGCTCTGGTTCAGGCACTGGCTCTGGTTCGGGAACTGGTTCGGTAACTAGCTCTGGTTTGGGAACTGGCTCTGGTTCTGGAACTGACTCTGGTTCAGGAAGTAGCTCTGGTTTGGGCACTGGCTCTGGTTCGGGCACTGGCTCTGGTTTGGGAACTGACTCTGAAGCAAGCTGAGCTTTAGCAACAGGTTTTGGATCGGATTCTGGAGGTGATGGTCGGCTGACCAGAGGCTCAGGTTGGACTGGAGCTGGGGTTTCCTTTGCCACAGGCTCTGGTTCAGTCAATGGGTCCGAGGCAGCAGGAGCCTCTGTCACTTGACACTCTGAGAAACATTCTTCAGTGGGTAAACATGCCATTAGTGTTACTGGCTCCCCCATCACCACATCTAGATTCTCTGCCTGAATGGCCTCCTGAGTCAATGTCAGCCCGGAGTCTTCTGCTGGTTGTGCAGGCTCCTGTTCAGTGTCAGCAGTTTCAGAACTGTTGGCTGGGGCTCCTCGCCTGTTTAGTTGGTTTCCCATGATGCACCTGAAGAAATTGGACAAATGAGAGTAAAATTACACTTTGAATAATGAAATGTCAAATTCAAGTATTTAAGTGATTACAAAAAGTAATGTCAAGTTTTTTCTTTAGCTCAACGTTACATAACATTGTTGTTTCAGGCATTCCGTTACAAGTGGGTTTGTCTTCTCCCAGATTCATGAATAAGCAATTGATAAaggttacaaaaacaacaaaaatttaaattagaAACTTGTTATACTTGTCAAGATGCACTAATCTGGTTGAGCAGAAAATACCCCAGTGTGTGTCCTAAGGTACATTGTGTTCTCTCGTGCCCAGCATGTGCTGTACGGTGTTGAGATGTGTGCGTGTCTATATGGTAAATGTTTCTGGAGTGCCCGAAGGAAATTCTATCCATTTGTTATCTCTTTTCTTGCCTGCTTTGCACTGCATGTCACCCCTCAGGTCTTAACTCCATTAGAAACCAAATCTGGACAAGTTTAGACGTGCACTGAAAACGTTTTGCCAATTAATATCGCGTCCTTATTAATATAACAGCCCCCACGTCAGGAAAACCATATTTGTGATTTGcctttgtttgtattttctaaTTGTTGTGTAAAACCACACCTTGATCCAGTTGTGCTGCCTATTAGAAGAAACGTGGATTCGCATCgtttaaactgtttaaaaatgaatgtcaTGACAAATATTTCAACTGTAATTATTATTGACACAAACAATATCCGTATGCGGATTGTCATTAATTGTTGGCCAAAGCAAAACGAACAAAGAAACCCCTTACAGACGACCCCGCCTCCCTGTCGTGCTGAACAGACTTATAAAATCTATCCAAAATGGAGAAGTAAAATCAGCTATAACAGTTAAAACGGGAAGTAAGTACTTACCGTTTGAACTTTTTTTGCGTTTCAGTAAGAGTAATTAACGTAGCAGAGGATGTCGCACTCCCAACTTGGAGAAGACGCACGTCAAACTGTCTGTCGAAGCGCGCACCAGTGGAGAAGACTCCTGCAAATGCGCGTTCCCGGTCTAGGCGCGTGCCGTACACCAACCCCAGGCGACTACACTTTCCGAGCCAGATTGATTTAACAAACGTAAGTAAACATCTCCAAATAAAACTACTCGTTTTACTCAATCAAACGCTATACCCAGCTATTAATCACTGTTAATTCTTGACAAACCAGCCACGCTTAAATAATCATCACTGACTCATGTGTCATAATGTTTACCACTAGTTTCAAAATGATCACCACTAATCCATGTTTCAAAATGTTTACCACTAGTTTCAAAATGATCAACACTAAACAATGTTTCAAAATAATTACTAGCTTTTTGAACTGATGCATGTAGCTATTTTACTAAAAGCTAGTGATTTCAGTGTGGACTACAGTCCAATCTGATCATGATGAGGAAGCTGATCAGCTGACCTACAGTtgggttaaatattaaatatgtgACATATAATTGCTGTAGCACAAGTTTGTTATGCTGAGAAGTAGAGAACCGTCGCAGATTCTTAAAGATCACTCAGACGATCCTGAATTAAGTTCATGCAGACATGCTGAATTTGTATATCTTTTTTCTGTAAATGGCCTACTAACAAGCACTCTTATAATTGTTTTCCCAAATGATTAAGTGTTTGTATTAATTTCTgtcaacatgaatattaaatTCCCAGGTCAGGGGACATAAGGCCTAAGACATCCTCAGTTATGGCTGTTCTCTCTGCGAGGAGATCCACAGAGCTCTTTCTTTGGATTTCGGTGTTTCTCCTGCTCATCTTCATTCAGATGTTAACCTCTCTGGTCTTCTTTGCTGGTGTGTTTATCCTTTCCAGCGAAGCCCTCATCAGTCCCTTTCACTTTTGTCTAACACGTCAACACGGTGAACTGTCCTGCAACTACAGCAGACCTGTCAGTGGAGCTGAATCTGAGATAAAAATTAACATCCTTGCACCGGCGGTTATCCTGGGTTTGTACATTCCTGTGGTGCTTGTGGCCTTTGCCCTGATGGCCATGCTGCTAACAGCTTACACCAGAGACACAGCAACGCTCAGCTTTAGCATGACCTGCCAGGCTGCATCAATCCTACTGATGCTGGCTGGCGTTATAGTTTTCCTGATACTCTATCAGTCTTATCTGAGCTGGGAACACATGACCATTTGGTTCTATGCCTGTGTGGCTGTGCCATTTGAGCTGTTTATCCTAACTGTGCTGACTGCCCATGCCAGGGAAGAGGCCCATTGGGAGTAGACGGgtaaaagtgcttgatgaaggTATTATCAAAACactgttgttgtatttttacaaTTCTAATTACATTATGTTAAATGTCCTTTATGTTTTCACTACGTAGTGGCCAAACCTTTGCTTTCAGGCATTCGCTGCTGAAAACCAAGAGTGTTATGACAGATTTTCTGACAAACCTGTTTTCttggttttttctttttgttaaatagACTGGAGCATACTATAATGCATATTGTAGTGCTGTAACAGTGTTTTTGAATTCTACACAAACTGGTTTGTGTAAGTGTTGACCAGGTcaagtgtaaataaaaaatgtggcCTGCTTTCTGTGATATGTGCACCTAGTGGATAGGTGCTCAAGAGAATAAATCTATGTCAAAAAGTAGTGAACTAAAAGAGTCTGTGCTGACAGTTGCTGGAGTCCACAAAGAAGTTTGGGCTtattcaagaaaaaaacaactcaataCCCATGTGCATACAAACAATTGCTAATTCAAATACGGTAttaaagcaataataataatttatattgtATTAATCCCCaggggggaaattacaatttgtgGAAAAAACCACATCTAGTGAACGTACATTCCCATTCAAAATAAGTCTATACTCTATGATCCTGCAGTTCAATATCAATGTGCCTCTTTAATCTGTGGTGACATCAGCAGAATACCTGGATACAAAAAGGCAACAGGTGAATACTATACTAAAGTATGGTGTGTATGAAATAGAAACTCGGTTTCAAGTGTTCAGTGCTTTTGCTCATGCAAGCACTAGTCTTCTGCTTGAAGCATATCTCTCTAACTACTACAACTCTGGGTGGTTACCTTTAACATTACCACAGCTGCTGTCAGTTTCACATTAATTATCAAAGAATAACATCAGTTTTTGGCTTTCTGGTTTAAGCTTCTAGTAAAGTGTTACTTTTTCACAAATCTAGTTTCAACTTTACAAAATACCACGTTATCTGTGTTAAAGGAATTTCCATTAATTCAAGTGTGTACATACAAACAGTGCAACAATATGGTGGGATGTAAAGGATATACTGTAGCAACTCCATTAACACACTGCAGGATGCTTAATTATGTTTTCTCACAGAACATTGGGTTTTAGATGCTACCATCAGAAGTATACACCTCATGTCGATGCAAAAACTTTGGTAACTTAAAGGTGTCAGTATTTCTATCCGCTGTCTGTGGAGCTGTGCCAAATGTTACATCCATGTCAGTGACATCAACTAAAGGATCAGTTCTCCAATTTGTAGCGTTAAATAGGAGTTGTCTGGTGGATTTGTAATGTGGATCGCATTCCCCTCCAtgataatatttttttgtgtattgcacacacaacacttaAGCTTAGTGCACATTTCAGTGGTCAGGTGAAAAAGATTTCTCGCACAAGCCGCATAGCATCATCTTCCTCTGCCGGCATCTGTGAGTGCTCCTCTTTTTCCTCAGCCTCCAGTCCAACATTCACGAGACCAGCACGATCCTGTACCAaggctgacctctgacccccaGGTCCCTGATGCTGAGGG
This genomic stretch from Etheostoma spectabile isolate EspeVRDwgs_2016 chromosome 8, UIUC_Espe_1.0, whole genome shotgun sequence harbors:
- the LOC116694705 gene encoding protein TsetseEP isoform X4; amino-acid sequence: MGNQLNRRGAPANSSETADTEQEPAQPAEDSGLTLTQEAIQAENLDVVMGEPVTLMACLPTEECFSECQVTEAPAASDPLTEPEPVAKETPAPVQPEPLVSRPSPPESDPKPVAKAQLASESVPKPEPVPEPEPVPKPELLPEPESVPEPEPVPEPEPVPEPELVTEPESVPKPVLVPEPVPEAESVPEPETEVETDPEPILESVQAPAEVLKGKTDLLSQESLPEPVISSPPLIDLGVPDITPQPIDIPVSITAPVHADEPSDIPVTKECQESAEVKESEDTSEPLEKLMGVEAAGNLEQLVSDINEESVCGLLKNLELKGNDLADDLIPTDVEIADSMSTSTELM
- the LOC116694705 gene encoding E3 ubiquitin-protein ligase RNF12-B isoform X6, producing MGNQLNRRGAPANSSETADTEQEPAQPAEDSGLTLTQEAIQAENLDVVMGEPVTLMACLPTEECFSECQVTEAPAASDPLTEPEPVAKETPAPVQPEPLVSRPSPPESDPKPVAKAQLASESVPKPEPVPEPEPVPKPELLPEPESVPEPEPVPKPELVTEPVPEPEPVPEPELVPEPETEVETDPEPILESVQAPAEVLKGKTDLLSQESLPEPVISSPPLIDLGVPDITPQPIDIPVSITAPVHADEPSDIPVTKECQESAEVKESEDTSEPLEKLMGVEAAGNLEQLVSDINEESVCGLLKNLELKGNDLADDLIPTDVEIADSMSTSTELM
- the LOC116694705 gene encoding protein TsetseEP isoform X7, which translates into the protein MGNQLNRRGAPANSSETADTEQEPAQPAEDSGLTLTQEAIQAENLDVVMGEPVTLMACLPTEECFSECQVTEAPAASDPLTEPEPVAKETPAPVQPEPLVSRPSPPESDPKPVAKAQLASESVPKPEPVPEPEPVPKPELLPEPESVPEPEPVPKPELVPEPETEVETDPEPILESVQAPAEVLKGKTDLLSQESLPEPVISSPPLIDLGVPDITPQPIDIPVSITAPVHADEPSDIPVTKECQESAEVKESEDTSEPLEKLMGVEAAGNLEQLVSDINEESVCGLLKNLELKGNDLADDLIPTDVEIADSMSTSTELM
- the LOC116694705 gene encoding protein TsetseEP isoform X3 — encoded protein: MGNQLNRRGAPANSSETADTEQEPAQPAEDSGLTLTQEAIQAENLDVVMGEPVTLMACLPTEECFSECQVTEAPAASDPLTEPEPVAKETPAPVQPEPLVSRPSPPESDPKPVAKAQLASESVPKPEPVPEPEPVPKPELLPEPESVPEPEPVPKPELVTEPVPEPEPVPEPELVTEPVPEPEPVPEPELVPEPETEVETDPEPILESVQAPAEVLKGKTDLLSQESLPEPVISSPPLIDLGVPDITPQPIDIPVSITAPVHADEPSDIPVTKECQESAEVKESEDTSEPLEKLMGVEAAGNLEQLVSDINEESVCGLLKNLELKGNDLADDLIPTDVEIADSMSTSTELM
- the LOC116694705 gene encoding protein TsetseEP isoform X5, with translation MGNQLNRRGAPANSSETADTEQEPAQPAEDSGLTLTQEAIQAENLDVVMGEPVTLMACLPTEECFSECQVTEAPAASDPLTEPEPVAKETPAPVQPEPLVSRPSPPESDPKPVAKAQLASESVPKPEPVPEPEPVPKPELLPEPESVPEPEPVPEPELVTEPESVPKPVLVPEPVPEAESVPEPETEVETDPEPILESVQAPAEVLKGKTDLLSQESLPEPVISSPPLIDLGVPDITPQPIDIPVSITAPVHADEPSDIPVTKECQESAEVKESEDTSEPLEKLMGVEAAGNLEQLVSDINEESVCGLLKNLELKGNDLADDLIPTDVEIADSMSTSTELM
- the LOC116694705 gene encoding magnetosome-associated protein MamJ isoform X2; this translates as MGNQLNRRGAPANSSETADTEQEPAQPAEDSGLTLTQEAIQAENLDVVMGEPVTLMACLPTEECFSECQVTEAPAASDPLTEPEPVAKETPAPVQPEPLVSRPSPPESDPKPVAKAQLASESVPKPEPVPEPEPVPKPELLPEPESVPEPEPVPEPEPVPEPELVTEPVPEPEPVPEPELVTEPESVPKPVLVPEPVPEAESVPEPETEVETDPEPILESVQAPAEVLKGKTDLLSQESLPEPVISSPPLIDLGVPDITPQPIDIPVSITAPVHADEPSDIPVTKECQESAEVKESEDTSEPLEKLMGVEAAGNLEQLVSDINEESVCGLLKNLELKGNDLADDLIPTDVEIADSMSTSTELM
- the LOC116694705 gene encoding protein TsetseEP isoform X1 — translated: MGNQLNRRGAPANSSETADTEQEPAQPAEDSGLTLTQEAIQAENLDVVMGEPVTLMACLPTEECFSECQVTEAPAASDPLTEPEPVAKETPAPVQPEPLVSRPSPPESDPKPVAKAQLASESVPKPEPVPEPEPVPKPELLPEPESVPEPEPVPKPELVTEPVPEPEPVPEPELVTEPVPEPEPVPEPELVTEPESVPKPVLVPEPVPEAESVPEPETEVETDPEPILESVQAPAEVLKGKTDLLSQESLPEPVISSPPLIDLGVPDITPQPIDIPVSITAPVHADEPSDIPVTKECQESAEVKESEDTSEPLEKLMGVEAAGNLEQLVSDINEESVCGLLKNLELKGNDLADDLIPTDVEIADSMSTSTELM